A window of Halodesulfovibrio aestuarii DSM 17919 = ATCC 29578 contains these coding sequences:
- the ablB gene encoding putative beta-lysine N-acetyltransferase, with the protein MQLDRVVSVMGNTIQHGHSSNRAYLLKLGGSPDIAARSLSDIAVAEGYSKVIAKVPETMLDAFTAQSFEEEARVPDMYAHKGDGVFVARYFEPERRNEILETTFESVRALAEEKANNISKRLPEGYTITTLKKNDIPEMINVFQQVFKKYPFPVHDAAFIEQTMLEETYYFGVHFREQLVAVSSAEVDASMGNAEMTDFATLPPHRGNGLASCLLTEMESYMRTMGIKTAYTIARAVSPGMNITFARAGYRYCGRLPNNTCIAEGIESMNVWSKAL; encoded by the coding sequence ATGCAGCTTGATAGAGTGGTGTCAGTAATGGGTAATACTATTCAGCATGGGCATAGTAGCAACAGAGCTTACTTGCTTAAGTTAGGTGGTTCGCCAGATATTGCTGCCCGAAGTCTGTCTGATATCGCTGTAGCTGAAGGATACTCAAAGGTTATCGCAAAGGTTCCTGAAACAATGCTTGATGCTTTTACAGCACAGAGCTTTGAGGAGGAAGCCCGTGTTCCAGATATGTATGCCCATAAAGGTGACGGAGTTTTTGTTGCCAGATACTTCGAGCCAGAAAGACGCAATGAAATTTTAGAGACTACGTTTGAAAGCGTGCGTGCACTAGCGGAGGAAAAAGCAAACAATATATCCAAGAGGTTACCTGAAGGATACACAATAACCACATTGAAGAAGAATGACATTCCAGAGATGATAAATGTTTTTCAGCAAGTTTTTAAAAAGTATCCTTTCCCGGTACATGATGCCGCTTTTATTGAACAGACTATGCTTGAAGAGACTTACTACTTCGGAGTACATTTCAGGGAACAGCTTGTTGCGGTATCATCTGCGGAAGTAGATGCCAGTATGGGGAACGCTGAGATGACAGATTTTGCGACACTTCCGCCCCATAGAGGCAACGGCCTTGCTTCCTGTTTATTGACCGAGATGGAGTCTTACATGCGCACTATGGGTATTAAAACTGCGTATACTATTGCTAGAGCTGTCTCGCCGGGAATGAATATAACGTTTGCAAGAGCAGGATATAGGTATTGTGGAAGATTACCGAACAATACTTGTATTGCGGAAGGGATTGAAAGCATGAATGTTTGGAGTAAGGCGCTTTGA
- the ablA gene encoding lysine 2,3-aminomutase: MTPLNAQQKAFVHGLDEKGPSSRWHDWKWHIQHSIRDVKTFERLLGITFTDEQRAAYEATAQQFPISITPYYLSLIEADDYENDPVFRQCFPSERELDVFEHDMADPLHEEKDSPVPGITHRYPDRVLFHVSNLCSMYCRHCTRKRKVGDTDFIPDRKQMEMGLEYIRNTPRVRDVLLSGGDPFMLSDERLDWLLGELDAIEHVEVVRIGTRMPVVLPQRITTDLVEMLKTHHPLWLNTHFNHPREMTASSRKALAMLADAGIPMGNQSVLLAGVNDCQRLIRTLNQKLVKNRVRPYYLYQCDLSEGLTHFRTPVSKGIEIIESLRGHTSGFSVPTYVVDAPGGGGKIPVMPNYIVSWGTHKVVLRNYEGVITTYNEPESYDSHYCDRKCNNCTLALKEDDGCEKAIGIEKLLCDWDDTLSLTPKENERMDRRDDAA, from the coding sequence ATGACTCCACTTAATGCCCAGCAAAAAGCTTTTGTTCATGGACTTGATGAAAAAGGCCCCTCTTCGCGATGGCATGACTGGAAATGGCATATTCAACACAGTATTCGCGATGTTAAGACATTTGAAAGATTGCTTGGAATAACTTTTACAGATGAGCAGCGGGCGGCTTACGAGGCGACTGCACAGCAGTTCCCAATCTCTATTACTCCTTACTATCTGTCCCTTATCGAAGCAGATGATTATGAAAATGACCCTGTTTTCAGGCAGTGTTTTCCTTCTGAACGTGAATTGGATGTCTTTGAGCACGATATGGCTGATCCTCTGCATGAGGAGAAAGACAGCCCTGTTCCGGGGATTACACACAGGTATCCTGATCGGGTACTCTTTCATGTTAGTAACCTCTGTTCAATGTATTGCAGACATTGCACGCGAAAGCGCAAAGTTGGCGATACGGATTTTATTCCTGATCGTAAACAAATGGAAATGGGACTTGAATACATTCGTAATACACCGCGTGTACGGGACGTGTTGCTCTCCGGCGGTGATCCGTTCATGCTATCGGATGAGAGACTTGATTGGCTGTTGGGAGAACTGGACGCCATTGAACACGTAGAGGTGGTACGTATTGGAACACGAATGCCGGTTGTGCTTCCTCAGCGAATTACGACTGATCTTGTTGAGATGCTGAAAACTCACCATCCTCTCTGGTTAAATACCCATTTCAACCACCCGAGAGAAATGACTGCTTCTTCGCGAAAGGCACTTGCAATGTTGGCGGATGCGGGCATTCCTATGGGCAACCAAAGTGTTTTATTAGCAGGAGTCAACGATTGCCAGCGGTTGATCCGCACTTTGAATCAAAAGTTGGTTAAAAACAGGGTGCGTCCTTATTATTTGTACCAGTGCGATTTGTCAGAAGGACTTACTCATTTCCGTACGCCTGTCAGTAAAGGAATTGAGATTATTGAAAGCTTGCGGGGACACACCTCGGGCTTCTCTGTACCAACGTATGTTGTGGATGCTCCAGGTGGTGGCGGTAAGATTCCTGTTATGCCAAACTACATTGTTTCCTGGGGAACGCACAAAGTGGTGCTCAGGAATTATGAAGGTGTAATCACTACATATAATGAGCCAGAAAGTTATGACTCTCATTATTGCGATAGAAAATGCAACAACTGCACTCTTGCCCTTAAAGAAGATGATGGTTGTGAAAAGGCTATCGGTATTGAAAAGCTTTTGTGCGACTGGGATGACACATTGAGCCTGACGCCGAAAGAAAATGAACGTATGGACAGGAGAGACGATGCAGCTTGA
- a CDS encoding radical SAM/SPASM family putative metalloenzyme maturase, with the protein MNISQDMYPSKLYVETTTRCNLRCSMCVKQVKGARIPEVDMSMEVFHKLEPAFPYLKTLLLNGIGEPLLAKKLVPMIRRARELMAPDAVISFQTNGMLLTFELAKKLVAAGLDRICISVDMVGEQGVFHGGEDVGRITHAFEYIQRASEAMERNVSVGVEFVIMRDNAASLPYSLKWAAEQGAEFALVTHMLPYGESMAEQELFNPNTEQSLAEYERWLAEAEERGLDLGRYFEVLWMVKKTEDEKRLVTFVNEHVKAALAKGIPMHLSNLMQWTTDEKRTEQEWLVTIFEKARAVAAKYNVDITLPPISAAYERKCDFVEQGVAHITPDGEVHPCYFLWHEYSCFMDGDIKKVTPRTFGNVLTSSILKIWNSDEYRNFREQVLKYEYPYCTNCSVVPCVDVTGRNDPFEMDCYGTTVPCGHCLWCLGGVRCLL; encoded by the coding sequence ATGAATATTTCACAGGATATGTATCCTTCAAAACTGTATGTCGAGACAACCACCAGATGCAATTTGCGGTGCTCAATGTGTGTAAAACAGGTTAAGGGAGCACGAATTCCAGAAGTGGATATGTCCATGGAGGTTTTTCATAAGCTGGAGCCTGCGTTCCCATACCTCAAGACACTACTTTTGAATGGTATTGGTGAACCTCTGCTGGCTAAAAAACTTGTTCCTATGATCAGGCGGGCTCGGGAATTGATGGCACCGGATGCCGTTATTAGCTTTCAAACAAACGGCATGTTGTTAACGTTTGAGCTTGCAAAGAAGCTTGTTGCGGCGGGCTTGGATCGAATTTGTATATCTGTTGATATGGTTGGCGAGCAGGGTGTATTTCATGGTGGTGAAGATGTCGGGCGGATTACACATGCATTTGAATATATACAGCGTGCTTCCGAGGCTATGGAACGCAATGTATCGGTTGGCGTAGAGTTTGTTATAATGCGCGATAATGCCGCTTCACTTCCATACTCTTTGAAATGGGCAGCCGAACAAGGGGCGGAATTTGCTCTGGTTACACATATGCTTCCATATGGTGAGAGTATGGCAGAACAGGAATTATTTAATCCGAACACCGAACAGTCCTTAGCAGAGTATGAGCGTTGGCTGGCAGAAGCAGAAGAGCGTGGGCTTGATCTTGGAAGATATTTCGAAGTGCTCTGGATGGTTAAGAAGACAGAAGATGAAAAACGGCTTGTTACATTTGTTAATGAGCATGTGAAGGCTGCTCTGGCTAAGGGGATTCCCATGCATTTGTCCAATCTTATGCAATGGACCACAGACGAAAAGCGTACTGAACAGGAATGGCTTGTAACTATTTTTGAGAAAGCGCGAGCCGTTGCTGCAAAGTATAATGTGGATATTACGTTACCACCAATTTCGGCGGCCTATGAGAGAAAGTGCGATTTTGTCGAACAAGGTGTTGCTCATATAACTCCGGATGGAGAGGTTCATCCATGTTATTTCTTATGGCATGAATATTCATGTTTTATGGATGGTGATATTAAAAAGGTGACTCCTCGAACGTTCGGTAACGTTTTGACTTCTTCTATTCTCAAGATCTGGAATAGTGACGAGTACCGAAACTTCCGTGAGCAAGTTTTGAAATATGAATATCCATATTGTACAAATTGTTCCGTTGTTCCTTGTGTTGACGTGACTGGACGCAATGATCCATTCGAAATGGATTGTTACGGCACAACTGTTCCATGCGGACATTGCTTGTGGTGCTTGGGGGGCGTCCGATGTCTTTTGTAA
- a CDS encoding YhdT family protein yields the protein MNKQKQDWRFAQANKEALFSLGAYALYFIWWFIFGYGMGDGDPEQYSYVWGMPAWFFYSCIVGYPLITIFLWGIVRFFFKEVPLDDEISGTDDSGQHAVDSNKGNIA from the coding sequence ATGAATAAACAGAAACAGGACTGGCGTTTTGCTCAGGCTAACAAGGAGGCATTGTTCTCTTTGGGAGCGTACGCACTGTATTTTATCTGGTGGTTCATTTTCGGATATGGAATGGGTGACGGTGATCCGGAGCAGTACTCGTATGTATGGGGCATGCCTGCGTGGTTTTTTTACAGCTGCATAGTCGGGTATCCTCTTATTACGATTTTTCTTTGGGGAATAGTCCGTTTCTTTTTTAAAGAAGTGCCGCTTGACGATGAGATTTCTGGCACTGACGACAGCGGACAGCACGCCGTGGATTCTAATAAAGGAAATATCGCATGA
- a CDS encoding histidine phosphatase family protein produces the protein MLYLIRHGETVLHKGTCIGQTDIPLAENGITYISEKTLPQLLALRLEQPRIVSSPLRRTMQTAEILDNKLETGITQEPSLREINMGTWDGLPFSDIKKRWPDAYEQRGTDFAYFRAPMGESFFDVQRRALEIILPLCREPEPVILVTHAGVIRTLLCAVNQTPLQNLFSYKPATGSITLISKQAFLTNELCLE, from the coding sequence ATGCTTTACCTTATTCGTCACGGCGAAACAGTACTGCATAAAGGCACCTGTATAGGGCAAACAGACATCCCTCTGGCAGAAAATGGCATTACATACATATCCGAAAAAACACTCCCGCAATTGCTCGCCTTACGCCTTGAACAGCCGCGTATTGTTTCCAGTCCGTTACGCCGAACAATGCAGACCGCTGAAATTCTTGATAACAAACTGGAGACAGGAATTACTCAAGAGCCGTCCTTACGAGAAATAAACATGGGCACATGGGACGGACTTCCGTTCTCGGATATCAAAAAACGCTGGCCAGACGCATATGAGCAACGCGGTACAGACTTTGCCTATTTTCGGGCACCTATGGGTGAATCCTTTTTTGATGTCCAGCGACGAGCTCTGGAAATAATTCTCCCACTATGCCGTGAACCAGAGCCTGTTATTCTTGTAACCCACGCCGGCGTTATCCGCACCTTACTCTGTGCAGTTAACCAGACTCCCTTGCAAAATCTTTTCTCTTATAAACCTGCAACAGGTTCCATAACCTTAATCAGCAAGCAAGCGTTTCTAACAAACGAACTATGTCTGGAATAA
- the panF gene encoding sodium/pantothenate symporter, with amino-acid sequence MSNALITIIPVVLYLALSFAVALWARNKAASKSSQGFMEDYFIGGRSMGGFVLAMTIIASYTSASSFVGGPGVAYRYGLSWVFLAMIQVPTTFLTLGVLGKRFAIIARKTNSMTITDFLRARYKSDAVVILCSVALLIFFMAAMLAQFIGGARLFQAVTGYPYIVGLVLFGVTVILYTAVGGFRAVVITDAIQGIIMVVAVVVILLAIVNAGGGMEQCITTLKGIDSGLITPTGPGNAVPQPFTLSLWILVGLGILGLPQTTQRCMGYKDSRAMHDAMIIGTLIIGFIILCAHLSGALGRAILPNLPAGDLAMPSLIMELLSPFWAGVFIAGPLAAIMSTVDSMLLLVSAAIVKDLYVHYRLKGDASMMPSVSIQRMSLISTAVIGMLVFVAAIQPPDLLVWINLFAFGGLEAVFLWPIILGLYWKRANATGAVASILFGVASFITISIMKPAMGGIHAIVPTTIVALCAFVAGSYLGRAPNEKVIALFWGEQR; translated from the coding sequence ATGAGTAATGCGTTGATTACAATCATTCCTGTAGTGCTGTATCTGGCACTTTCATTTGCGGTTGCCCTTTGGGCGCGTAATAAAGCAGCATCTAAGTCTTCTCAGGGGTTCATGGAGGACTATTTTATCGGTGGTCGCTCTATGGGAGGCTTTGTTCTCGCTATGACCATTATCGCGAGCTACACAAGCGCAAGTAGTTTTGTCGGTGGCCCTGGTGTTGCATACCGCTATGGGTTGAGCTGGGTATTTCTTGCCATGATTCAAGTGCCGACCACGTTCCTTACACTTGGTGTGCTCGGCAAGCGTTTTGCCATTATTGCCCGCAAAACTAATTCAATGACTATCACAGATTTCTTGCGTGCACGCTATAAAAGCGATGCCGTTGTTATTCTCTGCTCAGTTGCCTTACTCATATTTTTTATGGCAGCGATGCTCGCCCAGTTTATCGGCGGAGCACGACTTTTTCAGGCGGTAACTGGATACCCGTATATAGTCGGACTGGTACTGTTTGGCGTTACGGTCATTCTGTATACTGCTGTGGGTGGTTTTCGGGCGGTTGTTATTACGGATGCCATTCAGGGTATCATTATGGTTGTGGCTGTTGTTGTTATTCTGCTGGCTATTGTCAATGCCGGTGGAGGAATGGAGCAGTGCATAACCACACTTAAAGGCATTGATTCCGGACTGATCACTCCGACCGGACCGGGCAATGCTGTTCCACAGCCGTTTACCTTGTCCTTATGGATTCTTGTTGGATTGGGGATTCTAGGCTTGCCGCAGACAACTCAACGTTGCATGGGGTATAAAGATTCCCGAGCAATGCATGATGCCATGATTATCGGTACGCTGATTATTGGATTTATTATTCTCTGTGCGCATCTTTCCGGCGCGTTAGGGCGTGCTATTCTTCCAAATCTTCCGGCTGGTGACCTCGCCATGCCGTCGTTGATCATGGAGTTACTTTCACCGTTCTGGGCTGGTGTTTTTATTGCCGGACCGCTTGCTGCAATTATGTCCACTGTGGATTCTATGCTTTTGCTGGTTTCCGCTGCGATTGTTAAAGATTTGTATGTCCATTACAGGCTTAAAGGCGATGCTTCTATGATGCCGTCTGTGAGCATTCAGCGTATGAGTTTGATTTCAACTGCTGTCATCGGAATGCTGGTCTTTGTGGCAGCTATTCAACCACCAGATTTGCTTGTGTGGATTAACCTGTTTGCCTTTGGCGGGCTGGAAGCTGTATTCCTGTGGCCGATCATTTTGGGACTCTACTGGAAACGTGCAAACGCGACGGGCGCTGTAGCATCAATTCTGTTTGGTGTTGCCAGCTTCATTACAATTAGTATTATGAAGCCGGCAATGGGCGGTATCCATGCTATTGTGCCTACAACGATAGTAGCACTTTGTGCCTTCGTTGCAGGATCGTATCTTGGCCGTGCCCCGAATGAAAAGGTGATTGCACTGTTCTGGGGTGAACAACGATAG
- a CDS encoding patatin-like phospholipase family protein — MQSDAAAGLVLEGGGLRGNFSAGVLRHFTDMCFVFSSLYGVSMGACNGANIISKQPERNRITNTCFVNDSRYLSYIRLLKGGDLFGMDFIFRDIPLHIVPIDYETFKNNSVKFWIGVTDCYTGNAVMFEKSMLESRDDVLTIMRASASLPLIAKPVEYNGVLYMDGGIANPIPLQQCLEHGEKPVLILTQPAGYRKRASKSVLLCKWRYPQFPELNRVLEHRHEEYNDVLATIEAKEKRGDVFVIRPESTLGVGRVCRNQRQLYELYDEGYALAQKCTPALQEFLSV, encoded by the coding sequence GTGCAATCAGATGCAGCTGCAGGGCTTGTTCTTGAAGGAGGAGGCCTGCGCGGTAATTTTTCTGCTGGTGTTTTACGGCATTTTACAGACATGTGTTTTGTGTTTTCTTCCTTGTATGGCGTGTCCATGGGAGCTTGTAATGGTGCAAATATTATTTCTAAGCAGCCGGAACGTAACCGGATAACAAACACTTGTTTTGTTAATGATAGCAGATACCTTAGCTATATCCGTTTACTAAAAGGCGGGGATTTATTCGGGATGGATTTTATTTTCCGTGACATCCCGTTGCATATTGTACCGATCGATTATGAAACGTTTAAGAATAACTCCGTTAAGTTTTGGATAGGTGTAACGGACTGTTATACAGGCAATGCTGTGATGTTTGAGAAGAGCATGCTTGAAAGCAGAGATGATGTACTGACAATCATGCGGGCATCAGCGAGCCTTCCGCTTATTGCTAAGCCGGTGGAGTACAATGGTGTACTATATATGGATGGCGGAATCGCGAACCCCATTCCTTTGCAGCAGTGTCTTGAGCATGGCGAAAAGCCTGTTCTGATTTTGACACAGCCAGCAGGCTACCGAAAGCGCGCAAGTAAATCGGTTTTGTTGTGCAAATGGCGGTACCCACAGTTTCCTGAATTGAACAGAGTGCTGGAACATCGTCATGAAGAATACAACGATGTACTGGCAACCATCGAAGCAAAGGAAAAACGGGGTGATGTTTTTGTGATTCGGCCTGAAAGTACTCTTGGTGTCGGACGAGTCTGCCGCAATCAGCGCCAGTTATATGAACTGTATGACGAAGGATATGCTCTGGCACAAAAGTGCACACCCGCCTTACAGGAATTTCTTTCAGTATAA